Within Claveliimonas bilis, the genomic segment ATGCACACATGTTCATGCAGATGATAAAGGTTTACGCCTCTTTCTTCCGCTTCACGGATAATGAGCTGTGCAGCATTGCTCACCATAAAATACTGCTGGTAGATCCTAAGAAGGTGCCCCGCCTCATCACTGTCGTCCGGATAGAGGAACAGGGTCAGATTCTTCCGGATATCTGTCTTGTCAAACTGGATTCCATCATGAATCAGCCCTTCATCTACGGTATCCAGGTCAAAGAGATGCAGTTTATTGCATCCGCTTTCATAGCCCGGCACATCAATGTCATACATAGTAGACGTCAATGTGAAATCTTTAAAAGGAACCTGGAAATGGCGGTCTGTCTTGGTCAGCCAGCTGTTTTCCGTAATCCATGGGTTTTTATCCTCCCACTGCTTATGATCTGCAAATTTCTGCAGGAAGAGACCTTCGTGGTAGTTAAGGCCCACTCCGTCCCCTGCAAGTCCCAGTGTTGCAATGGAATCAAGGAAGCAGGCCGCAAGCCGGCCAAGTCCTCCATTTCCAAGAGAAGGCTCCGGTTCCATCTCCTCGATCTCTGTGATATCATGCCCGTACTTTTTCAGTACCTCCCTTGTCTCCTCGAAAAGTCCCAGATTGATCAGATTATTGGACAAAAGCTTTCCGATGAGAAATTCCGCTGAAATATAGTACAGCTTTCTGTCTCCGGTATTAGCCTTCATGCCTTTCATTTTATCTTTTGTCACACAAAGAAGCGCTGTGTAAATCTCTTCCTTTGATGCTTCTTTGATTCCTTTATGAAATTTTTCCTGCAACATCATTTCCAATGCCTGTTCCATGTTTGTATCTCCTTTCTATCTATCACATTTCTGTGATCCACTTTCATCATATTCTTTATCATATACTATTTTTCCAGATTTTCATATACCCGAAGTATTTCTCCCACACTCCAGGCCTTCCATCAGGCGGACTTTTTCCGTCTCTCCTGCTCCGCCTTCAGATTGTCCGGCACAGCCGCTAAGTCCGGTCGCCAGAAGTCCGGCAGTAAGCAGCAGCGCCAACCCTCTCTTCTTCATTACTTCATCTCCATTTCCTTAAAAGTTTCGTATTGTTTCGTTATGTGTTAATCATACCTTCTCTTTCTATTTTAGTCAATAATTCATCTGTACAAATTTTAAGATTTATCTATTTTTCATAGTTTTTTTCTCATTTTTTTGTATAGTTTTTCTACTTACTCATATTTCCTTTTCGAAAATATACGAAACTTTCTTTTGTTTTACCTAAAATCCGTTGATTTTCTATCTTTACTTAGCTATAATATGAACAGATATTTTCCAAAAGAAAGGGCGGTCCTTATATGGCTACAATACAGGATATTGCTGATAAACTGGGGATTTCCAAGGGTACTGTCTCCAAAGCGCTCAATGGGGCAACTGACATCAGCGAAACTTTACAAAAAAATGTACTTGAAACAGCTGTAGAATTGGGATATACAAAAATACGGCGTCCCGGAGGGGTACGCCGACTTTGTATTCTGATTGAAAATATGGATTATGAGAACCCTCACGATTTTGGGTATGAGATTATCTTAGGATTCCGGCAGATGGCGGAACCGGCCGGCTATTCAGTAGACATTATTCCGGTAACGGAAAAACTGCAGAAATCTTATTCTTATGATACGTTTATGCTGAAGCATGACTATCTTGGCTCCTTCATCCTGGGCTTTTCTTTAAGCGACCCCTGGATGAAAGACTTCCACACAAGCCACACTGCCACCGTCCTTTACGACAACTATATTATGGCAAATCCCCATATCGGATATGTAGGGATCGACAATGGCGAGGGGATGGAGCTGGCTGTCTCTCACTTAAAACAAAAGGGGCATAAAAAAATCGGCTATCTAAGCCACGCCCTTGGCTCGCACATTATGCAGGTCCGCCACAAAGCTTTCTTTTCGGCACTTCGCCAAAATGGCCTGAAAAGCGATCCTACCTATGCCGGGAGCTCCTACTATATTACCCAGTGCATGGAGAAACATCTTCCCCGGCTTTTAAATCTCGGGGTTACCGCCATCATATGCAGCCACGATCTTATTGCCAATGCTGCTATGATCCAGTGCCAGCAGATGGGATACCGCATTCCGGACGATATTAGTATCATCGGATTTGACGATCTTCCCATCTGCGCCTACACCGCCCCTCCTCTCACAACCGTGCGCCAGGAACGGATCCAGCTTGGCAAAAGCGGATACTATGCACTGGAAAGCCTGATGAATGGAATTGCTATCGGAACTCTTCTCCTCCATGCAAGTCTGATTGTCAGAAATTCCACCGGCCCTGCCAAAGTGCCGCTTGATGCTAACACACCTGATCTTAACAGTACAGTTCATTCCTCTTTCTGACAGAGCAGGCCTTTTCGATCTTCTGTGCAACGGCAGCTGCTGCCGCTGCATTTATTTTTCTTGCCCCGGCAGGGCATACAACCACACAGCGCATACAGGAAATGCACTTTTTCTCATCTGCTTCCTGTACATGATTGAGAGAAATTGCCTCTGCAGGACATTTCTTCGCACAGATTCCGCATTGGTTGCATCCATCCTCTGCTTTCGGCACCATAGGCACAGGGGCAGATTCTTTGTAAGGACGGTTCCCCGGCACTTTAAAGTCTGATATTTTTCTCTTTTCTTGCTCCCATATTTGCCCTTTACTCTGCTCTTCTTGAAACTTCTTCCAGATTTTTTCTGCAAATTCCTTCAATTCCTGTTCATCTTCTCTGTCCGGTCTGCCTGTCGCATATTGATGCATAATAGAATGCTCTGCAATGGCAGCTACTGCCGCTATAACCTCAAATCCGCATTCTTCCGCCAGATCCTCAAGCTCTGTCAAAGTATCTTCATAGGCTCTGTTGCCGTACACACAGACAATCACACACCTTGCCCCATTTCCTTTGATCTGACGGAACCGTTTTGCTGCAAGCGCTGGAACACGTCCGCCATAGGACGGCACCGCAATAAGCGTCAGCTCTTCTTTTTCCACGGAAATACTTCCAAAATCCACAGAAGGATCTGTCAGATCGACCGCCTCTCTTTTCAGATTCCATTCTCCTGCAAGAAGATCCGCTACTTTTTTCGTTCCTCCTGTAGGGCTGAAAATTATTTGTCTTCCCTTCATTTTTACTCTTCCTTTCCTTCTTCGCAATTTGTTTCATTCAAAATAAAATCAGAAATTTTTATCTCGCACATTTCTTCTGTTCTGCATGCAGAAAAGTACTTTTCCTCCAAAGGAATCCATTTTTCCCGAAAATCTCTGACCTTTTCTCTATTCCGTTTTTCAATCCTCTGTATCTGCAAAGCCGGATCAATTGTCATAAAAACATGGAGGTCATAATAGTTCCACAAAGCAGGATGACAGCTATAAGATCCTTCCACGACCGTCAGCCGTCCCGGTTCTATGCATTTTGCCTTTCCAAACGTCTGCAGATGACAGTCGTAAGGTCTGTAAAAACATTTTTCACCTTTTATCAGCGGTTCCATAACCTCTTCCCGAAAACGTTCATAGTCCACATTTCCGCCCGGACACTCTAATCGTTCTCGCGTCCTTTGTTCCGGACGCAGAAAAAAGTCATCCATATGAATCACACTGCAGCCTTCTTTTCGCTGCAGCCCGGCCGCAAATGTAGTCTTTCCGGCCGCACACCTGCCATCTATCCCCACCAGGACATGATCCTTGCATTTCAGCAGATCTTTTGTTCCCGAGAGCACTTTGCTCATCCAGTCCATCCGCATTTTCCTCCCACACAGTTTCATTATAGCGTTCCTTTATCTGGGAGGAAGAAAGACTTCATATCCGCCTTCTCCAATGTCAGCAGTTTCACTTTTTTCTCAATCCCGCCTGCATATCCCGTCAGGCTTCCGTCGCTTCCCACAACCCGGTGGCAGGGAACAAGAATGGAAATTCTGTTATGTCCCACAGCGCCGCCTACCGCCTGGGCTGACATGCTCTTTTTTCCTCTTTTTTCAGCAAGCTTTCCTGCAATCTCCCCATAAGTCATGGTCTGTCCATATGGAATAGAACAGAGGATCTTCCACACTTCCTTCTGGAAATCCGTCCCAATAAAACGAAGAGGCACTGTGAAGTCAGGCTCCTTCCCGGAAAAGTAAATATCAAGCCACTCCTTCGTTTTCTCAAAGACCGGAATTTCTTTTTCTTCCCTTTCTTTATCCAGATGAAGGGCAAAATATTTCTGTCCCTCAAACCACAATCCTGTCAGGCAGTTTTGATCTGCCGCCAGAAGAATATCACCCAGCGGCGATCTGTAATGACTGATGTACTGCATATGCTCCCTCCATTTCCTGTCATTTCCTTTTTGGCGCATAGTCCTTCATACCAGGTATAGCGCCTCCTGCTACAGCCCAGAGGTAAAGGCTTGCAACGCTGCAGCAGGGACTGAATCGTCTGCGGTATTTTTCAAATAGCTTCCTATCTATTTTTCTGTGATGATAGACCATTCGCAGCCCCCTTAGGATCGCCAGATCATCATAGCTGAAAATATCAGGACGCTGGAGACAGAATAGGAGGATCATTTCTGCTGTCCACACACCGATCCCTTTCAGAGATGCCAGCCGCCTGACTGCCTCCTCATCGGACATGTGAGAAATACTGTCCAGATCAAATTCCCCGCTCTCTACCTTTTTGGCAAAATCTTTGATATATTCCGCTTTACGGAATGTGATCCCAAAAGACTGCAGAGCGGAAACATCCGCCGCCGCAATGCTTTCTGCATTAACACTGCCAAGTCCATCCTGCATTCGTTTCCAGATCGTCTCCTGGGCTTTTGTGGAAATCTGCTGTCCGATAATATGATGAACGACAGATGAAAATAAATCCGTATCCACTTTACGCTCAACGGGGCCGATCTTATCTATGATCTCACCTAGAATTTTGTCTCTGCTTTTCAGGTATTCCACTTCGGTTTTACCATACGAGAAATACACCGGTGTTCCTCCTTTTCTCCTGCATTTTCTTATTATTAATAATACTATCATTTTTCTTTCTTCTCAACACTTTATAAGTTTTGCCCGGTCATCCGAATCTTCATTTATTTGACTAATGCACCGGAACATACTATAATATTTTTATTACAGATGTAAGATTCAAGGGAGGAATGATTATGTCTGCTTTACCACAGATCTCTGAAGCTGAGTTTGAAGTTATGAAGGTTATATGGAAATTTGCTCCCATCAGCACAAATGAAATAACAGATCGCCTATTGAAGACTACTTCGTGGAGTGCGAAAACAATCCAGACTCTTATAAAACGTCTTGTGACAAAAGGCGCTTTGACTTATGAAAAACAGGGGCGTGTATTTGTTTATACTCCTCTCGTAGAAGAAAACGAATATATCAATCAGCAGAGCAATTCGTTCCTGAACCGTTTCTATGATGGAAACATCAGCGCAATGCTTTCATCATATTTGGAAAACAATCAACTGTCAGAAACAGAACTCCGCAATTTACGTTCCATCCTTTCCAAAGACTCTGATTAAGGAGAAGGATTTATATGACTGACTTCATCATACATTTTTTCATCTGCAATTTATTGATCAGCGGTATGATCGGGATCTTATTCTTATGTAAAAAAGAACAACCATTCCGATTGCTCTTTTTCTTTCTAAACTCTATCCTTACTGTATCTGATTCCCCATACAATATAGGAAAACCAGCTGTGTCTATTTCAGTGCATTTCCGTCTTTAAAGGCATTTCCGACTCTCTCTCCCAGCCTGTAATATCCGTAATGCACTGTATCGTAAGTAATGGGACTGAACTTTTCCAGACTCAATTCCCCATCCTCCCCAAGAACCTTTTCATCAATGCTCACATTGACAATCTTTCCAAAAATTTTGGACCCGCCGATCACATCCGTCAGCTCACATTCCAATGTAAGAGGAAGTTCATTGATCACCGGCGCATTGACAAACTCACTTTTTGTGGTTGTAAATCCTGCTTTCTCCATCTTATTCTCTTCCTTATTTGCAGAAACCATCCCCACGTAGTCACAGGCAGCCATATGTTCCACATCTCCCACGCTGACAGTGAACGCCTTATTCCGGAGAAGATTATCCGTTGTTATGATACCTCCTGAAACTTGGAAACGCACTCTGCGCTTCGTTTTTTGATTTACTGCATTGCATCCTGATGATTCGCCTTTACGATCTCTGTAAGGCGGACATGTTCGTTGTGATATCGGGCCGCCGGGTTCTTTTCCGGGATTGTCAAACGGATGGCGTTTTCCGGACAGTGGTGGATGCATGCCATACACATCTGACAATTTTTCATTATGTGGACTGCCCTCTGTTTTTTCAGTTCAATACATCCCGCCGGACAGACCCGTGTACAGATTCCGCAGCCGATGCATTCCTCTGTCACCTGATAAATGTGTTTCCACTGCTCTGTCGGGACGGACTTTTGATATTCCAGATATTTCTGATGCCACAGCCGGTCTTCTTCTGTGGCCGGCTGTATCCAATGTATACGCTTCTTAATGTCTGAACATATCCGGCTTAGATGTTTCTCAATCTGTTTTCCATGCTCAGATGCGATCTGCTCTTCCATATCAAAAGATGGCAGAAAATTATCTATCATCTTCAGAGTGTTTATATAGTCTGCCCTTTTCCCGCATCGTTTCAGTTCCTGCTGTGCCAGCTCTGCAGCGCCGCCATGTATATTTCCATAAGTCAGGATCAGAAAAAAGTACTCTGTCTGAAATTCTGCCTTTTTTAAAAATCCTTTTACCATAGCAGGCATTTCATGTCCATACACAGGACAGACAATCCCAATCTCCTCTGCCCTCCAGCTCTGCTCTTTCCTGTGAATTGCCTGGGGAATGCTTATCAACTCTCCTCCAATCTGTTTCGCTGCATAGAGACTGTTTCCTGTTCCGGTAAAATAGAAGATCATCTTCCAGGAACCTCCCGTTGCTTTAATCGTGAACTTTCAGACTATGAAGCATTTTAGTAAATGCAGGATCATCGTGGTTGACAATCTCACTGTGACCCAAATCCAGTTCGGCGATCTTTGCCATGTCCTCGTCACTTAATTTAAAATCCCATATAGCTATATTCTGCTCCATACGGTCCTTATGCACAGACTTCGGAATTACCACTACGCCTCTTTGCACATTCCAGCGAAGAGCTACCTGAGCAGCGCTCTTTCCATACTTTTCGCCAATCTTAGAGAGCACCGGATGGGTAAAAATCCCATGATTTCCTTCTGCAAAAGGTCCCCATGCCTCCGGAATCACGCCATACTCATTCATCAGGGCAAGTGCATTTTCCTGTTGGAAGAAAGGATGCAGTTCCACCTGATTTACTGCCGGGATCACGTCCACAGTCTCACACAGATCCGCAAGGCGTGCCGGATAGAAGTTGCAAACGCCGATAGCCTTTAATGTGCCTTCTTTATACGCCTCTTCCATTGCCCGGTATGCTCCTACATAATCACCCATGGGCTGATGGATCAGATACAGATCAAGATAGTCAAGTCCCAATTTGTCAAGAGATGTCCGGATAGCTTTCTTTGCCTCTTCATAACCTGCATCCTGTACCCAGAGCTTTGTGGTAATGAACAGCTCTTCTCTCGGCACGCCGCACTTTGCAATGGCTTCCCCGACTGCCTCCTCATTCATGTATGCAGCTGCTGTATCGATCAGACGGTAGCCGCTTGCGATGGCATCAAGAACCGCCTGCTCACACTGCGCCGGATCCGGCACCTGAAATACTCCAAATCCTTCCTTAGGCATCTTTACTCCATTATTTAATGTTACATATTCCATGATCATATCCTCCTTTTTCTTTCCGAATGTGGTATACCCATAACCTGTTTACAATGTAAATTATAAAAAGTATTTCAGAAAAAGTACAATATCAATCCCGCATTGTGCTATACTATATATGAATACTGAAAATGAGGTGACACCGATATGATCGAACACGAACATCTAAGACATCTTGAGGCTTTTGCCCGATACGGCACACTTTCGAAAGCTGCTGAAGAACTGCATATTTCCCAGCCCACTCTGACTCGTTCCATGCAGAAACTGGAAGATGAAATTGGCGTACCGCTGTTTTTACGCACAAAGAACCATCTGGAATTCAATGCCAACGGAGAGTTGGCTGCAGATTATGCAAGGCGAATACTAGAGCAAACTGACAGTATGGTAGAAAGGGTTCGGGCACTGGATCGTGCCGGGCGTACGATCTCCATTGGCTCCTGCGCTCCTATGCCTATGCTCACAGCGGTCCGGAATGCAACACATCTGTATCCTGAGATGACCATTTCTTCTGAATGCCGGGATTGTGAACCTTTAATCGAGGGACTCCGTTCTGAACTCTATCAGATTATTATCCTGCCCTATCGTCCGGAAGATAAAGATCTGTATATACAGAAAACAGAAACGGAAACTCTTTTTTTCGCCGTCCCTTCCGGGCATCGATTTGCTGGCAGCAATGGAATCTATATGAAAGAAATGGATGGAGAAAATATGCTTCTGTATTCAGATATAGGATTCTGGCATAGTCTGCCGCGGGAAAAAATGCCGCATTCCCGCTTTCTGGTGCAGACCGACCGATTCGCCTTTGAAGAGCTGATGTCTTCCTCCATCCTTCCATGTTTTGTATCCGATATAGCTCTTGCGGATAACTGGAACTCTGCAGACCGTGTTCTTGTCCCGATACTTGATCCGGAGGCAAAGGTTACTTATCATATGGTATGCCTGAAAAAAACTCTTTCGAAAGTTCGGAAATTATTTTTATCTGTAATCTGACCTGCGGCTTACATCCATCCAGTCCATAATTTCCTGCAGCCTGTCTTTTAATACACTTTGCGCTGCCCGTGCCGCATCACTGCCAAGGAGTAAACGGAAAAGCATCTTTCCTCTTAAATAT encodes:
- a CDS encoding LacI family DNA-binding transcriptional regulator, which codes for MATIQDIADKLGISKGTVSKALNGATDISETLQKNVLETAVELGYTKIRRPGGVRRLCILIENMDYENPHDFGYEIILGFRQMAEPAGYSVDIIPVTEKLQKSYSYDTFMLKHDYLGSFILGFSLSDPWMKDFHTSHTATVLYDNYIMANPHIGYVGIDNGEGMELAVSHLKQKGHKKIGYLSHALGSHIMQVRHKAFFSALRQNGLKSDPTYAGSSYYITQCMEKHLPRLLNLGVTAIICSHDLIANAAMIQCQQMGYRIPDDISIIGFDDLPICAYTAPPLTTVRQERIQLGKSGYYALESLMNGIAIGTLLLHASLIVRNSTGPAKVPLDANTPDLNSTVHSSF
- a CDS encoding EFR1 family ferrodoxin (N-terminal region resembles flavodoxins. C-terminal ferrodoxin region binds two 4Fe-4S clusters.); the encoded protein is MKGRQIIFSPTGGTKKVADLLAGEWNLKREAVDLTDPSVDFGSISVEKEELTLIAVPSYGGRVPALAAKRFRQIKGNGARCVIVCVYGNRAYEDTLTELEDLAEECGFEVIAAVAAIAEHSIMHQYATGRPDREDEQELKEFAEKIWKKFQEEQSKGQIWEQEKRKISDFKVPGNRPYKESAPVPMVPKAEDGCNQCGICAKKCPAEAISLNHVQEADEKKCISCMRCVVVCPAGARKINAAAAAAVAQKIEKACSVRKRNELYC
- a CDS encoding uridine kinase family protein, yielding MDWMSKVLSGTKDLLKCKDHVLVGIDGRCAAGKTTFAAGLQRKEGCSVIHMDDFFLRPEQRTRERLECPGGNVDYERFREEVMEPLIKGEKCFYRPYDCHLQTFGKAKCIEPGRLTVVEGSYSCHPALWNYYDLHVFMTIDPALQIQRIEKRNREKVRDFREKWIPLEEKYFSACRTEEMCEIKISDFILNETNCEEGKEE
- a CDS encoding methylated-DNA--[protein]-cysteine S-methyltransferase; translation: MQYISHYRSPLGDILLAADQNCLTGLWFEGQKYFALHLDKEREEKEIPVFEKTKEWLDIYFSGKEPDFTVPLRFIGTDFQKEVWKILCSIPYGQTMTYGEIAGKLAEKRGKKSMSAQAVGGAVGHNRISILVPCHRVVGSDGSLTGYAGGIEKKVKLLTLEKADMKSFFLPDKGTL
- a CDS encoding DNA-3-methyladenine glycosylase family protein → MIVLLIIRKCRRKGGTPVYFSYGKTEVEYLKSRDKILGEIIDKIGPVERKVDTDLFSSVVHHIIGQQISTKAQETIWKRMQDGLGSVNAESIAAADVSALQSFGITFRKAEYIKDFAKKVESGEFDLDSISHMSDEEAVRRLASLKGIGVWTAEMILLFCLQRPDIFSYDDLAILRGLRMVYHHRKIDRKLFEKYRRRFSPCCSVASLYLWAVAGGAIPGMKDYAPKRK
- a CDS encoding BlaI/MecI/CopY family transcriptional regulator, whose protein sequence is MSALPQISEAEFEVMKVIWKFAPISTNEITDRLLKTTSWSAKTIQTLIKRLVTKGALTYEKQGRVFVYTPLVEENEYINQQSNSFLNRFYDGNISAMLSSYLENNQLSETELRNLRSILSKDSD
- a CDS encoding flavin reductase family protein encodes the protein MRFQVSGGIITTDNLLRNKAFTVSVGDVEHMAACDYVGMVSANKEENKMEKAGFTTTKSEFVNAPVINELPLTLECELTDVIGGSKIFGKIVNVSIDEKVLGEDGELSLEKFSPITYDTVHYGYYRLGERVGNAFKDGNALK
- a CDS encoding EFR1 family ferrodoxin (N-terminal region resembles flavodoxins. C-terminal ferrodoxin region binds two 4Fe-4S clusters.), which codes for MIFYFTGTGNSLYAAKQIGGELISIPQAIHRKEQSWRAEEIGIVCPVYGHEMPAMVKGFLKKAEFQTEYFFLILTYGNIHGGAAELAQQELKRCGKRADYINTLKMIDNFLPSFDMEEQIASEHGKQIEKHLSRICSDIKKRIHWIQPATEEDRLWHQKYLEYQKSVPTEQWKHIYQVTEECIGCGICTRVCPAGCIELKKQRAVHIMKNCQMCMACIHHCPENAIRLTIPEKNPAARYHNEHVRLTEIVKANHQDAMQ
- a CDS encoding aldo/keto reductase, with the protein product MEYVTLNNGVKMPKEGFGVFQVPDPAQCEQAVLDAIASGYRLIDTAAAYMNEEAVGEAIAKCGVPREELFITTKLWVQDAGYEEAKKAIRTSLDKLGLDYLDLYLIHQPMGDYVGAYRAMEEAYKEGTLKAIGVCNFYPARLADLCETVDVIPAVNQVELHPFFQQENALALMNEYGVIPEAWGPFAEGNHGIFTHPVLSKIGEKYGKSAAQVALRWNVQRGVVVIPKSVHKDRMEQNIAIWDFKLSDEDMAKIAELDLGHSEIVNHDDPAFTKMLHSLKVHD
- a CDS encoding LysR family transcriptional regulator; amino-acid sequence: MIEHEHLRHLEAFARYGTLSKAAEELHISQPTLTRSMQKLEDEIGVPLFLRTKNHLEFNANGELAADYARRILEQTDSMVERVRALDRAGRTISIGSCAPMPMLTAVRNATHLYPEMTISSECRDCEPLIEGLRSELYQIIILPYRPEDKDLYIQKTETETLFFAVPSGHRFAGSNGIYMKEMDGENMLLYSDIGFWHSLPREKMPHSRFLVQTDRFAFEELMSSSILPCFVSDIALADNWNSADRVLVPILDPEAKVTYHMVCLKKTLSKVRKLFLSVI